GGGTACGGCGAGATCCTGGTGCAGATGAACGTGGAGGACACCCGCCTGGGGGTGGCGGAGTACGTGCTGGAGAAGCACGGCCTCGACACCATCGAGCTCAAATGGGGCCAGGGGGCCAAGTGCATCGGGGGCGAGATCAAGGTCGACGCCATCGACCGGGCCGTAGAGCTCAAGCGGCGAGGCTACGTGGTCCTCCCGGACCCCACCCTCCACGAGAACGAGCGGGCCTTCCGCCACGGCGCCCTGCGCCAGTTCGAGCGCCACTCCCGCCTGGGGTTCGTCACCAAGGAAGGGTTCCTGGGCGAGGTGGAGCGGCTGCGCAAACTCGGCTTCCAGCGGGTGACCCTGAAGACCGGGGCCTACTCCATGGTGGAGCTGGCCATGGCGCTGCGCTGGGCGTCGGAGGCCAGGATCGACCTCCTCACCATCGACGGCGCCCCGGGCGGCACGGGCATGAGCCCCTGGCCCATGATGAACGAGTGGGGCATCCCCACTTTCTACCTCCAGGCCCTGGCCTACGAGTTCGCCGGCAAGCTGGCAGCCAAGGGTTACCGCGTGCCCGATCTGGCCATGGCCGGCGGGTTCTCCTCCGAGGACGGCGTGTTCAAGGCGCTGGCCATGGGCGCCCCCTACTTCAAGGCGGTTTGCATGGGCCGGGCCCTCATGATCCCGGGCATGG
The DNA window shown above is from Thermodesulfobacteriota bacterium and carries:
- a CDS encoding FMN-binding glutamate synthase family protein, producing the protein MNLRQPNANEATSTFNRSRDVVPMSGICTACLDGCKGGCEIWLASFRGREVLYPSRYGEVTAGADKNYPVDYSHLNIQGYAVGAEGLPAGTEPGPDTAIFPAVSTETSYGWDKKVQMKAPVFTGALGSTDIARKNWEHFAVGAAIAGVTLVCGENVCGIDPQLELGPGGKVKGSPEMDRRIALYRRFHEGYGEILVQMNVEDTRLGVAEYVLEKHGLDTIELKWGQGAKCIGGEIKVDAIDRAVELKRRGYVVLPDPTLHENERAFRHGALRQFERHSRLGFVTKEGFLGEVERLRKLGFQRVTLKTGAYSMVELAMALRWASEARIDLLTIDGAPGGTGMSPWPMMNEWGIPTFYLQALAYEFAGKLAAKGYRVPDLAMAGGFSSEDGVFKALAMGAPYFKAVCMGRALMIPGMVGKNIGEWLAKGELPKTVSQYGTQADQIFVVIEDL